The region GAGCGTTGGGCCATGTGCAACCGCCTGGCGCACATGGCCGACTGTATCACGGCGGTTAGGCTGCAGCGCGCACGGGCCACCCGGCGCGCCTCAGTCCAGCGTCACCCCCGTATCCGCTGTCAGCTTCAGCACCACCGGCAGGTAGGCCTTGTAGGCCGCCTCCGCCTGTGCCGGGGTGGTGCCCAGCGGCTCCGCGCCCATGTCCGCGATGCGCCGCTGCATGTCGGCGCTGGCGACCAGGCTGGCGGTTTCGCGGCCGAGGCGGTCGATGATGTCCTGCGGCGTCTTGGCGGGCGCCATCAGCGTGATTGGGCCGGTCAGCCGGAACGGCTCGTCGGCGTAGCCGGCCTCGGTGAAGGTCGGCACGTCCGGCAGTGCCTGCGCGCGCCGCGTGCCGGTCACCGCCAGCGGGCGCAGCTTGCCGGTGGCGAAATGCTGCTTGAGCGCGGTCACCGAGCCCACCGTCACGTTGACCTGGCCGGCCAGCAGGTCGGTCACCATCGGTCCTTCGCCCCGGTAGGGCACATGCAGCATGTCAATCTGGTACTGCCTGGCGAAATAGGTCTGGATCGTGTGCGGCTGCGTGCCCGCGCCCCATGAGCCCATGCGCAGCTTGCCGGGCGAGGCCTTGGCATAGGACAGCAGCTCGGCCACGGTCCTGGCCGGCACGCTGCTGTTGACCGCGAGCACGGTGCGCGCGGTGGCGATGTCGGAGACCGGGCGCAGGTCGGTGCGGGGATCGTAGGGCAGCTTCTTGTACAGCGCCAGGTTGGATGTGATCGGGCCGGGAATGGTCATCAGCAGGGTGTAGCCGTCCGGCGCGGCCTTGGCGACATAGTCGGTGCCGATGATGCCGCCGGCGCCGCCCTTGTTCTCGACCACCACCGTCTTGCCGAGCTGGCGCGACAGGCCGTCGCCGACAGCGCGCGCCAGCGTGTCGGTGAGGCCGCCCGGCGGATAGGCGACGATCAGGTGGATGGGCTTGGCCGGGTAGGCGCCCTGCGCCGGCGCCGCAACGGGCGCGACGGCCAGGGCCGCGGCGCCGAGCCACGGCAGCACGGCCAGTAGCAGCTTGCCGCGCTGCCGCGGAGAAAAACGCGCAACGGTCATCATGATGGCTTGGTCTCCTTTCTATGTAATGTCATGGCTGGACTGCCTCGGGCGCATGCGCGGGTACGCTAGTCCAGCTTGATGCCGCGGACCTGGATCAGCTTGCCCCACTTGCCGATCTCCTGGTCGATGAAGGCCGAGAAGGTGCTGCCGCGCTCGGGATGCGGCTCCAGACCCAGGCCTAGCAGCTTGTTGCGGGTTTCGGCATCGGCCAGCACCGCCGACGCTTCCCGGTTCAGCCG is a window of Cupriavidus taiwanensis LMG 19424 DNA encoding:
- a CDS encoding Bug family tripartite tricarboxylate transporter substrate binding protein, which codes for MMTVARFSPRQRGKLLLAVLPWLGAAALAVAPVAAPAQGAYPAKPIHLIVAYPPGGLTDTLARAVGDGLSRQLGKTVVVENKGGAGGIIGTDYVAKAAPDGYTLLMTIPGPITSNLALYKKLPYDPRTDLRPVSDIATARTVLAVNSSVPARTVAELLSYAKASPGKLRMGSWGAGTQPHTIQTYFARQYQIDMLHVPYRGEGPMVTDLLAGQVNVTVGSVTALKQHFATGKLRPLAVTGTRRAQALPDVPTFTEAGYADEPFRLTGPITLMAPAKTPQDIIDRLGRETASLVASADMQRRIADMGAEPLGTTPAQAEAAYKAYLPVVLKLTADTGVTLD